A single region of the Fibrobacter sp. UWR4 genome encodes:
- a CDS encoding GDSL-type esterase/lipase family protein, whose product MKTFLKYFAAAALFTSVAVSDTTSFTIHVIGDSTVCDYKDNAYPQTGWGQVLAPFFDQSRVKVINYAIGGRSSKSFINDGRLDAVLKATQPGDYIFVQMGTNDRDYSKADRYVPIDSSAYWFQKYVDGAKSKGAHIVLMSPLMLNTYPRNVFDNELTDAAHKNKEYPVKDKIKEVAQKNGVPFVDLTTKTYNLYKQVSSAYISRYIFKMFLPGEYPNYPNGVTNDGTTHFQESGSVVHAQLITEGLNENLNSSSVNASEKAALTTLVGAIAPTYKLTVKANISGSGLITHNQNLPGGAALNLHVSPGSFGKKFQYWADDDCKKVTADSNYYKVKMPYRDITYTAMFEGGAQCVTTAHGSENTPVAGSSSSANPGTTSSSSVVKFEVLKGTDAWPSVSDLSYPDVGEDVQGWTEANHVGFAGKGFFNFDNATGRYATYKMTSYQSASNARMFIRYCNGKTTTSKMSVQVDAKTYEVEFPPSANWDTWDTVYVDDVWLDACDFDLKFTSLTSDGGPNVDVVGFDIKDVYRIGAEPAEAPASSSSSADTSSSSSSEDKEPDGFKSKTLTRPEQLQGGRTVNLLGRSVSGKKLAPGKYFKTK is encoded by the coding sequence GTGAAAACTTTCTTGAAGTATTTTGCTGCTGCCGCACTCTTTACAAGTGTTGCGGTAAGTGACACTACAAGCTTTACCATCCATGTGATTGGCGACTCCACTGTTTGCGATTACAAGGATAATGCATACCCCCAAACAGGTTGGGGTCAGGTCTTAGCTCCCTTCTTTGACCAGTCTCGAGTGAAGGTGATTAACTATGCTATTGGTGGTCGCAGTTCCAAGTCCTTTATTAACGATGGTCGTTTGGATGCTGTCTTGAAGGCGACTCAGCCGGGTGATTATATCTTCGTACAGATGGGAACAAACGACCGCGACTATTCCAAGGCTGATCGTTACGTACCCATTGACTCCAGTGCTTACTGGTTCCAGAAATATGTGGATGGCGCCAAGAGCAAGGGTGCGCACATTGTGCTGATGAGCCCGTTGATGTTGAACACATATCCTCGAAACGTATTCGACAACGAGCTTACGGATGCTGCTCACAAGAATAAGGAATATCCTGTAAAGGATAAGATTAAGGAAGTGGCCCAGAAGAATGGCGTTCCTTTCGTAGATCTGACCACCAAGACTTATAATCTGTACAAGCAGGTCAGTTCCGCCTATATTTCCCGCTACATCTTCAAGATGTTCCTGCCGGGAGAATATCCTAACTATCCCAATGGTGTGACCAATGATGGTACCACTCATTTCCAGGAATCCGGCTCCGTGGTTCATGCCCAGCTGATTACCGAAGGACTTAATGAAAACTTGAATAGTTCTTCTGTGAATGCTTCTGAAAAGGCTGCCTTGACGACCTTGGTGGGTGCCATTGCTCCGACCTATAAGCTTACCGTAAAGGCTAATATTTCTGGTAGTGGCCTGATTACTCATAACCAGAATTTGCCTGGTGGAGCAGCCTTGAATCTTCATGTTTCTCCAGGTAGTTTCGGCAAGAAATTCCAGTACTGGGCTGATGATGATTGTAAGAAGGTGACTGCGGATTCCAACTACTATAAGGTAAAAATGCCTTACCGCGATATTACCTATACGGCTATGTTCGAAGGTGGTGCCCAGTGTGTGACTACTGCTCATGGTAGCGAAAATACGCCGGTTGCTGGCTCCAGTTCCAGTGCAAATCCAGGCACAACTTCTAGCAGCTCTGTGGTGAAGTTTGAAGTTCTTAAAGGAACGGATGCCTGGCCTAGCGTAAGCGATTTGTCTTATCCTGATGTTGGTGAAGATGTTCAGGGATGGACCGAAGCTAATCATGTAGGCTTTGCTGGAAAGGGCTTCTTCAACTTTGATAATGCTACGGGCCGTTATGCTACCTATAAGATGACTTCTTATCAGTCTGCTTCCAATGCAAGAATGTTTATTCGTTACTGCAATGGTAAAACCACTACAAGTAAGATGAGTGTTCAGGTGGATGCTAAAACGTACGAAGTGGAATTCCCGCCTAGTGCAAACTGGGATACCTGGGATACGGTCTATGTGGATGACGTGTGGCTGGATGCCTGTGATTTCGACTTGAAGTTTACTTCGCTTACATCTGATGGAGGCCCCAACGTGGATGTTGTTGGCTTTGATATCAAGGACGTGTATCGCATTGGTGCTGAACCTGCTGAAGCTCCTGCATCTTCTAGTTCTTCTGCGGACACCTCTTCTTCCAGTTCCTCTGAGGATAAGGAACCGGATGGCTTTAAGTCGAAGACTTTGACTCGTCCGGAACAGCTTCAGGGTGGTAGAACGGTGAACCTGCTTGGACGTTCTGTTTCTGGCAAGAAGCTTGCTCCGGGTAAGTACTTCAAGACGAAATAG